The following coding sequences lie in one Heliangelus exortis chromosome 8, bHelExo1.hap1, whole genome shotgun sequence genomic window:
- the KDM4A gene encoding lysine-specific demethylase 4A isoform X2, with product MASELENLNPSARIMTFRPTMEQFRDFSRYIAYVESQGAHRAGLAKIIPPKEWKPRRCYDDIDELVIPAPIQQVVTGQSGLFTQYNIQKKAMTVREFRRIANSDKYCTPRYTDFEDLERKYWKNLTFNAPIYGADVNGTLYDKHVDAWNIGRLNTILDIVENESGITIEGVNTPYLYFGMWKTSFAWHTEDMDLYSINYLHFGEPKS from the exons ATGGCCTCGGAGCTGGAGAACCTCAACCCCAGTGCGCGGATCATGACCTTCCGCCCCACCATGGAGCAGTTCCGGGACTTCAGTCGGTACATCGCCTACGTGGAGTCGCAGGGCGCCCACCGCGCCGGGCTGGCCAAG ATCATCCCTCCGAAGGAGTGGAAGCCGCGGCGGTGCTACGATGACATCGACGAGCTCGTCATCCCGGCGCCCATCCAGCAGGTGGTGACGGGGCAGTCCGGCCTCTTCACCCAGTACAATATCCAGAAGAAGGCCATGACTGTCCGGGAGTTCCGGAGGATTGCCAACAGCGACAA gtACTGCACACCCCGCTACACAGACTTTGAAGACCTTGAACGAAAATACTGGAAGAACCTCACGTTCAATGCCCCTATCTACGGGGCTGATGTTAATGGCACACTTTATGACAAG CATGTGGATGCTTGGAATATTGGCAGATTGAACACAATCCTGGATATTGTGGAGAATGAAAGTGGCATAACCATTGAAGGAGTGAATACTCCTTATCTATATTTTGGCATGTGGAAAACTTCCTTTGCTTGGCATACTGAGGACATGGATCTCTACAGTATTAATTACTTGCATTTTGGGGAACCCAAATCATG A